From the Accumulibacter sp. genome, one window contains:
- the ppdK gene encoding pyruvate, phosphate dikinase: protein MSTASKNVYVFGSARTDGDAKMKNLLGGKGANLAEMCRLGIAVPPGFTISTEVCTVYTEQGQDAVLKLIDAEVRAGVAYVEQEMGKKFGDSSDPLLLSVRSGSRASMPGMMDTILNLGLNDEAVEGLARKANNERFAWDSYRRFIQMYGDVVMGLKPVSKEDHDPFEVVIDMVKEKKGVQLDTELDTADLKELVTRFKGLIRARVGREFPSDPWEQLWGSVMAVFQSWNNDRAKVYRELNDIPESWGTAVNVQAMVFGNLGENSGTGVAFTRDASTGEDLFNGEFLINAQGEDVVAGIRTPQQVTLEGSRRWAQLAMVNEDERRTRFPSLEELMPEIYQQLLQAETKLERHYADMQDVEFTIQEGRLWMLQTRNGKRTGAAMVRIAMEMLRQGIIDEKEALRRVNPERLNELLHPVFDPVAIRKARVIAHGLPASPGAATGQIVFFADEAEDWVRKGRTVILVRQETSPEDLRGMSVAKGILTARGGMTSHAAVVARGMGKCCVSGAGAVHVDYHARTMSVGGETWKEGEWLSLDGSTGDVFLGQVPTKEAELTGDFGALMELADRHRRLGVRANADTPEDAKVARNFGAKGIGLCRTEHMFFEGDRIKAVREMILADDETGRRKALAKLLPMQRGDFEGLFREMNGLAVTIRLLDPPLHEFVPHDEENQRVMAHEMNLPLPVIKMRVDDLHEFNPMMGHRGCRLGITYPEITEMQTRAILEAGLNMKAKGIEVKAEIMIPLVGTVREFNAQAKVIRATAAAVFAERGEKLDYLLGTMIETPRAALIADSIGQQAEFFSFGTNDLTQMTMGFSRDDAGKFLPSYLKDGMYEHDPFQSIDQKGVGLLVRMAVEKGRSVRPGIKLGVCGEHGGDPASVDFFHRVGLDYVSCSPFRVPIARLAAAQAAIDNPA from the coding sequence ATGTCAACTGCAAGCAAGAACGTATACGTATTCGGTTCCGCGCGAACCGACGGCGACGCCAAGATGAAGAACCTGCTCGGCGGCAAGGGCGCCAACCTGGCCGAGATGTGCCGGCTCGGAATCGCCGTCCCGCCCGGGTTTACGATCAGCACCGAGGTGTGCACGGTCTACACTGAGCAGGGTCAGGACGCGGTCCTGAAGCTGATCGATGCCGAAGTGCGCGCCGGTGTTGCCTATGTCGAACAGGAGATGGGCAAGAAGTTCGGTGATTCCTCCGACCCGCTGCTGCTTTCGGTACGTTCGGGCTCGCGCGCCTCGATGCCGGGAATGATGGACACCATCCTCAACCTCGGGCTCAACGACGAGGCCGTCGAAGGACTGGCGCGCAAAGCGAACAACGAGCGCTTTGCCTGGGACTCCTATCGCCGCTTCATCCAGATGTACGGTGACGTCGTCATGGGCCTCAAGCCGGTGTCGAAGGAGGATCACGATCCGTTCGAGGTCGTTATCGACATGGTCAAGGAGAAGAAGGGGGTCCAGCTCGATACCGAACTCGACACCGCCGATCTCAAGGAACTCGTGACACGCTTCAAGGGCTTGATTCGCGCGCGCGTTGGCCGCGAGTTCCCGAGCGACCCCTGGGAACAGCTCTGGGGATCGGTGATGGCGGTCTTCCAGAGCTGGAACAACGACCGCGCGAAGGTCTACCGCGAACTGAACGACATCCCGGAGAGCTGGGGAACGGCGGTCAACGTGCAGGCGATGGTCTTCGGCAACCTCGGCGAGAACAGCGGCACCGGCGTCGCCTTCACGCGCGACGCGAGTACCGGCGAGGACCTGTTCAACGGCGAGTTCCTGATCAACGCCCAGGGCGAGGACGTCGTCGCGGGCATCCGGACGCCACAGCAGGTGACCCTCGAGGGCTCGCGCCGCTGGGCGCAACTGGCGATGGTCAACGAAGACGAGCGCCGCACGCGCTTCCCTTCGCTCGAGGAACTGATGCCGGAGATCTACCAGCAGCTGCTGCAGGCCGAGACCAAACTCGAACGGCACTATGCCGACATGCAGGACGTCGAGTTCACCATCCAGGAAGGCCGCCTGTGGATGCTGCAGACGCGCAACGGCAAGCGCACCGGCGCGGCGATGGTGCGCATCGCGATGGAAATGCTGCGGCAGGGGATCATCGACGAGAAGGAAGCGCTGCGGCGCGTCAACCCCGAGCGACTGAACGAACTGCTGCACCCGGTGTTCGACCCGGTGGCGATCCGCAAGGCGCGGGTCATCGCGCATGGCCTGCCGGCTTCGCCCGGTGCGGCGACCGGACAGATCGTCTTCTTCGCCGACGAGGCCGAAGATTGGGTGCGCAAGGGCAGGACCGTCATCCTCGTACGCCAGGAAACCTCACCCGAAGACCTGCGCGGCATGAGCGTTGCCAAGGGCATCCTCACCGCCCGCGGTGGCATGACCTCGCACGCCGCGGTCGTCGCGCGCGGCATGGGCAAGTGCTGCGTTTCCGGCGCCGGCGCGGTGCACGTCGACTACCACGCACGCACCATGTCGGTCGGAGGCGAGACCTGGAAGGAAGGCGAGTGGCTCTCGCTCGATGGTTCGACGGGAGACGTCTTCCTCGGCCAGGTGCCGACCAAGGAAGCCGAGCTGACCGGCGACTTCGGCGCCCTGATGGAGCTGGCCGACCGGCATCGGCGGCTTGGCGTGCGTGCCAATGCCGATACGCCGGAAGACGCCAAGGTGGCGCGCAACTTCGGTGCCAAGGGCATCGGCCTGTGCCGCACCGAGCACATGTTCTTCGAGGGCGACCGCATCAAGGCAGTACGCGAGATGATCCTGGCCGACGACGAAACCGGTCGCCGCAAGGCGCTGGCGAAGCTGCTGCCGATGCAGCGCGGCGACTTCGAGGGCCTGTTTCGCGAGATGAACGGTCTCGCGGTCACCATCCGCCTGCTCGATCCGCCGTTGCACGAGTTCGTTCCGCACGACGAAGAGAACCAGCGCGTGATGGCGCACGAGATGAACCTGCCGCTGCCGGTGATCAAGATGCGCGTCGATGATCTGCATGAGTTCAACCCGATGATGGGTCACCGCGGCTGTCGTCTTGGCATCACCTACCCGGAAATCACCGAGATGCAGACGCGCGCCATCCTCGAGGCCGGCCTCAACATGAAGGCCAAGGGAATCGAGGTCAAGGCCGAGATCATGATCCCGCTGGTCGGTACGGTGCGTGAATTCAACGCCCAGGCGAAGGTGATCCGGGCGACGGCGGCGGCGGTCTTCGCGGAGCGTGGCGAGAAGCTCGACTACCTGCTCGGCACCATGATCGAAACGCCACGCGCCGCCCTGATCGCCGACAGCATCGGCCAGCAGGCGGAGTTCTTCTCCTTCGGTACCAACGACCTGACGCAGATGACCATGGGCTTCTCGCGCGACGACGCCGGCAAGTTCCTGCCGAGCTACCTCAAGGACGGCATGTACGAGCATGATCCGTTCCAGTCGATAGACCAGAAGGGCGTCGGCCTGCTGGTGCGGATGGCGGTCGAGAAAGGCCGTTCGGTGCGCCCGGGCATCAAGCTCGGCGTCTGTGGCGAGCACGGTGGCGATCCGGCTTCGGTCGATTTCTTCCATCGCGTCGGCCTCGACTACGTCAGTTGCTCGCCGTTCCGCGTGCCGATCGCCCGTCTGGCAGCCGCCCAGGCAGCGATCGACAATCCCGCCTGA